The region TTGCCCACGGTGGAGCGCTCGGGTCGGTACCTGGTGGATGTCGCGATGGCATGGCACCTGCACGGCGATCCGCTTCGGTCGTACCGAGCGTTGGTGACGGCGGAGAGCTACGCCTCCGGCGAAGTGCGGACCCGTACCGCCGCACGCCAGTTGATCGCATCGCTCGCAGCCTCACCGCAGCGGGGCATGCCGGAGATCGCCGGGCTCGCGCACCGCGCCCGTGTCGCCGTGTGAACATCGCTTGCCCGCCAATGATCTATTCGGTGCCGGAGAAGGCGACCACGACTCCGACGAACAGCAGCAGTAGGTAAGCCCAGAACAGGACCTGAATAACGGTGTGCCGGATGCCCATTGCGGCGACGAGCAGGCCAAGGCCGATCCCAGCGGCAACACCGTAGATGACGACGCCGAAGCCGACAAGGCTCTGGTCGATCCGGAGTAGGTCGGCACCTTGGGCCTTCCAGATCATGAAGGGGACGACGGAGATACCCCAGGTGCCGAGACCGATCAGGAACGCGGGCCAACCGAGGATGTGCCCGAGGATTGTGCTCGCTTTGTCCGACCTTCCCGGGGTATGGGGGGGTTCGCTCATTGGTCAGCGCACTCCATCGGTAGGTTGGGTCTTGTTCGCGACGACCTTGGCCATAGCGTCCACCGACTCTGGGTGATCCCAGTAGCCGCCGTGGCCTGCCCAGTTATCGACGGGAAGTCGCCGGGCTCCGAAGTGCTCGTTAGAGGGATTTCTGCCAAACCACTGGTGATCGTCGAACGGCTCCTCAACGAGGTAATCGATCGGGTTTGGTGACGGCGTTAAGTAGTCGATCAGGTCAAGCCTGGATGTGCCACTCCACACGTGCTCGGGCGGCACTCCAAGCTCCCCGGCGGTTTCCACGCCAACACCAGGCGAGCCAATGAACACCAGATCATCGGAGTGCAGGCCGTTGTCGCGGCTGGCGTAGCCGACGGTGGTGGAGCCGTAGGAGTGGCCGATCACGGTGTTGTGGCTTCGCTTGGTGTCGGGGGTGGTGTCGTCGTGGGTGGCCCGCAAGCCTTCCTGGAAGCTGCTCAGATCGCCCTTGGCATCCTCGGCAAAGCGGCCTTCGGCGGCGTTGACCAGGGTGCCTGGCGACTGGTAGTCCACCCAGGTGACCGACGCGAAGGTTTCACCAGGTGCGAACTGCTTCGCTTTGTCGATGATGCGGTCGCCGCGTTCGACGTAGTCCATCGCGTCACCGACGTCGGAATAGGTACCGGGCACAGTGGTGACGATGTGCTGTGCGGTGTCCGGATTGCCCGAGGCGATGATCACCTGCCCGCGGCCGTTTACCACAGCATCCAGCCCAAGAAGCAGTTTTCCATCTTTCTCGGCGGCGCTCCTGATCTGCTCCAACCCGTCGAGCGTTTCCTCGATTTGCTCGACTTCAGCGATTGCGATGTCATTCATGCCGCTGGGGTTGCCATAGGATTTCCGCGCCCGTCGCTGCGCATCGCTGAGCTTCGCAAGCAGAGCTTGGCGTTGCTGGTTGAGCGTAGTCATATTCGCCACGTGCCGGTCCAGGGCCGGGATGCCGTCGGTGTTGCCGACCAACTGTGGGAACCGGGCGGTCATGTCCGCGCGCTGGGACTCGGACAGCGATGACCACATGCTCTGCGTGGCGAATGGCCCCGCTGCGGCGGCTTGTTCGAATGTGACGCGAGTGGCGTTCGCGGCGTGGGTCTCCAGGTTCATCGCCGTGCCCGCAAGCGAGATCGCTGCCGGACTGGTGGGCGCGGCGGCGGCCCGCTGCCACGCCCCGTTCTGGCCGATTCCCCTCAAGCCGTCGGTGCACGAACTCAGCGTTTTGACTAGCCGCTCATGTGCGGCGCGTTCATGGTCCCGCGCGTACTTTACTGTTGCTTGCGCTTCGGCGAACGCGGCTTCTTGCTTTGCCTGCAACGCTTTCGCTCCTTCGAACGCTGCGATGGCGTCGGCGTGAGCCTTGCTCTCCGCAGCGGTCGTGCGGCCGTCCAGCGATGCCGGTGCTGTCGCGGTGAAAGGCTTCGGCGGGTAGATCGCATCCGTGTACACCGTGAGCTCGCCTTGGCGGGCGACGACTTTCGCTTGCTCCATTCGGGCTTTCACAGTGTCGATCTCATCGGCCAAGACATCGAGCGCCTGTGCCATTTTCGGGAACAGGTCGGCGAGCGCGTCCGTGTCCCGGCCTTGGCCGTCGGCGAATCCCTGAAACGCGCCGGATGCGGCGCCCTTCCACTGCGCACCGGCCATCCCGCGCACACGGTGCCATCCGGCGGCGGCCTCGGAGACTCCAGTGCCGAAGTCGCGAATGCTGATGGCCTTCGTACGTATTGAGCCGGGATTTCCCGCTACCCAGGTATTCAGCGTCATGATCGACTCTCAACTCCCCAGGCTTCTGAACATGCCCTCGTTGACTTCGTCGGTGCCCGCATAGGTCGCTTTGTTGGCGTCCAAGTCGGCCGCAGCTCGGGAGACTGTCTCCGCCATGCCCGCCGCAGCTTGCAGCAGATCGGCAAGCGTCGCCGAGACTGCACCGCTGGACGGTCCTGCGTCGGCCTCCGGCGAGGGCGGGGAATCGCCGAGCCGATTCGTCGAGTTGTCGAGTTCCCTCGCGAGGCGCGCCAAGAAATCTGGGTCGATCCGAACGTTCATCACGATCCCTCCCGTGATCGTTGTGATGATCGTCACGATGATCGGAGCGTAGCGAATTGAACACGAACGGCAATGGACTTCTGTTCAATCAATCTCTGACCTCACTCGGACAGAGCAGCGCCCCGCAGTAGGCGGATCTACTGCGGGGCCCTGGGTGCAGACAGGCCTCTTGGGGCCTTGTCTTCCTATTCGGGGTGGTGCCAGTAGGCGGAGTGGCCGGGCCAGGTCGCAACGGGAAGACTGCCGCGCGCCGAAGTGCTGTCGGAAGGCTTTGGGGTATGTCAGGAACGGCGATGACGTGGTGCTCGGTCGAGCAACCGGCGTGAGGCGACCTCGGCGTGTTCGAGCAGGCGCAGTACGGTCATCGGGTACAGGTCAAGTTGCTTGGCAAGTTCGGTAATTCGGGATCCCTGCTTGAACGCATCCGCGCACTCGGTGGCGAGTTGCTCGCGAGGGTCGTGATCAAGGTCGTCGAACTCGCTGCGCACTGCACGGTGATTGTCTGGGCTACCCCGTCGTCGCATCTCGACACCGGCCACTTTGGTGAGTAGCCGATGCACCGCGCCGTAGGACAGGCCTTCCTGGAACATCAGCACGCGAATCGACGCGCCCTGGTCTAGGTAATCTGCGGCCATTCATTGCGCAAGGGTTTCTTCGGTGCGCGTGGTGAGGTACGTCGGCATACGTTTTCCTTTGCTGCTCAGTGTTGTGTGTGGGGCGCTGGGGGCCTAGCCCTTCAGCTCTTTCAGCTTCGAGTTGCAGTCCGGGCAGGAAGGGGCGTGGATCCAGTCCACTTCGGATGGTTTAGCGAGGGCGGCGGTCTGACGCTGCACGCCGTTGTGGCTGAGGAAGCCCTTCATCGCGTTGTCGGCTCACGTGCCGTGATGGCTGAGCAACTTCGGCATCTGGGCGAAGTAGCGAAGCGGCCGACCGTGAACCTCCGGGTGTTGCCGTTCGAGGCTGGTGCGCATGAAGGGATTCATGGGCCAATTCTGTTGCTGCGGTTTGCGGATCCCACCCAAAGCGATGTTGCCTATAGCGACACGCCGCTGGGTGGCCATGTCATCGACGACATCCGGGACGTGGCCGAGTTGGCGCGTCTCTTCGCGTCATTGCAGGCCCGAGCTCTCCCAGAAGACAGCTCCGCCAAGCTGCTGCGTAGCATCGCCCGAGAACATGAACGTGTGAAGGAGTAATACGGTGCGCCC is a window of Saccharopolyspora phatthalungensis DNA encoding:
- a CDS encoding alpha/beta hydrolase produces the protein MAGAQWKGAASGAFQGFADGQGRDTDALADLFPKMAQALDVLADEIDTVKARMEQAKVVARQGELTVYTDAIYPPKPFTATAPASLDGRTTAAESKAHADAIAAFEGAKALQAKQEAAFAEAQATVKYARDHERAAHERLVKTLSSCTDGLRGIGQNGAWQRAAAAPTSPAAISLAGTAMNLETHAANATRVTFEQAAAAGPFATQSMWSSLSESQRADMTARFPQLVGNTDGIPALDRHVANMTTLNQQRQALLAKLSDAQRRARKSYGNPSGMNDIAIAEVEQIEETLDGLEQIRSAAEKDGKLLLGLDAVVNGRGQVIIASGNPDTAQHIVTTVPGTYSDVGDAMDYVERGDRIIDKAKQFAPGETFASVTWVDYQSPGTLVNAAEGRFAEDAKGDLSSFQEGLRATHDDTTPDTKRSHNTVIGHSYGSTTVGYASRDNGLHSDDLVFIGSPGVGVETAGELGVPPEHVWSGTSRLDLIDYLTPSPNPIDYLVEEPFDDHQWFGRNPSNEHFGARRLPVDNWAGHGGYWDHPESVDAMAKVVANKTQPTDGVR
- a CDS encoding helix-turn-helix domain-containing protein; this translates as MAADYLDQGASIRVLMFQEGLSYGAVHRLLTKVAGVEMRRRGSPDNHRAVRSEFDDLDHDPREQLATECADAFKQGSRITELAKQLDLYPMTVLRLLEHAEVASRRLLDRAPRHRRS
- a CDS encoding DUF5753 domain-containing protein, producing the protein MDPVHFGWFSEGGGLTLHAVVAEEALHRVVGSRAVMAEQLRHLGEVAKRPTVNLRVLPFEAGAHEGIHGPILLLRFADPTQSDVAYSDTPLGGHVIDDIRDVAELARLFASLQARALPEDSSAKLLRSIAREHERVKE